From the Gordonia bronchialis DSM 43247 genome, one window contains:
- a CDS encoding DUF4189 domain-containing protein, producing MNDQRPGNEGYPGPDDPRHHGPQYGGPQHNGPQYNTPQHNTPQPGNPQYGAPAQGQPSGGDQHGGQWGSETWGNETPKDDPHFAPTQYNATPYGQPGPLPSEPTQAFGPSGVQPPGQPPTGNAGQPGAPFGAPGFGGPPFGPPPGAPGFGGPGFPPPRRNNNTAVLAVIGGVVLIVAIAVAATVGIVFANRSSDDSHTSADASSSSSTADDSTESSDSSTTPGYTPYPTYTTTTTTEAPTLYGGIAFAGSGAYNTSVNYSDADTAKTTAVNACNTSIHSKGWGSDSYCGYVPIQTGYCGSVATATVASGWGPTGWSQTTGGRAQAITLAREKCDSLGQGTCHELITLCM from the coding sequence ATGAACGACCAGCGACCCGGCAACGAGGGATATCCGGGGCCGGACGATCCTCGCCACCACGGTCCCCAGTACGGCGGCCCCCAACACAACGGTCCCCAGTACAACACCCCTCAGCACAACACCCCTCAGCCTGGCAATCCCCAGTACGGCGCTCCCGCCCAGGGACAGCCGAGCGGCGGAGACCAGCACGGTGGCCAGTGGGGCAGCGAGACATGGGGCAACGAGACCCCGAAGGACGATCCACACTTCGCGCCCACCCAGTACAACGCCACCCCCTACGGTCAGCCGGGTCCACTGCCGTCGGAGCCGACACAGGCGTTCGGGCCCTCCGGTGTCCAGCCGCCCGGACAGCCGCCGACCGGGAACGCAGGTCAGCCCGGCGCCCCGTTCGGTGCACCCGGCTTCGGTGGTCCCCCGTTCGGTCCGCCTCCCGGCGCTCCGGGATTCGGCGGGCCCGGATTCCCGCCGCCGCGCCGGAACAACAACACCGCAGTACTCGCCGTGATCGGCGGCGTCGTCCTGATCGTGGCGATCGCGGTCGCGGCGACCGTCGGCATCGTCTTCGCGAACCGATCGTCCGACGACTCGCACACCAGCGCCGACGCGAGCAGCTCCTCGTCGACCGCCGACGACAGCACCGAGTCGTCGGATTCGAGCACCACACCCGGGTACACGCCGTACCCCACGTACACGACGACGACCACCACCGAGGCGCCGACGCTCTACGGCGGGATCGCGTTCGCCGGGTCGGGCGCCTACAACACGAGCGTCAACTACTCCGACGCCGACACCGCCAAGACCACTGCCGTCAACGCCTGCAACACATCGATCCACAGCAAGGGATGGGGGTCGGACAGCTATTGCGGCTACGTCCCGATCCAAACCGGTTACTGCGGATCTGTGGCAACTGCCACTGTCGCGAGCGGCTGGGGCCCCACGGGCTGGTCGCAGACCACCGGTGGCCGTGCCCAGGCGATCACCCTCGCCCGCGAGAAGTGCGACTCGCTCGGCCAGGGCACGTGCCACGAGCTCATCACGCTCTGCATGTGA
- the coaE gene encoding dephospho-CoA kinase has product MIRLGLTGGIGAGKSTVAKTFVEHGAYIIDADKIAREVVAPGSEGLAALVAAFGDDILGADGALDRPALAAKAFADDESRTTLNGITHPLIGARTQELLDAAPADAIVVQDIPLLVENHTAPFFHLVVVVHADEELRVQRLTTLRGVAEADARARIAAQATEEQRRAVADAWLDNSGTADDLAEAAAALWEGRLVPLEAHVRQRTAAEPIADLVAAEPDPAALPARLTNRLWAIAGEKATAVDVTAVDQNATGSVTELTITARDVEAAAALTDPLADGGFAPVETGVHRSCDPGRPATVRVVTPAP; this is encoded by the coding sequence GTGATCAGGCTGGGACTGACCGGCGGCATCGGGGCCGGTAAATCGACAGTGGCAAAGACCTTCGTCGAACACGGTGCGTACATCATCGACGCGGACAAGATCGCGCGCGAGGTGGTGGCCCCCGGGTCGGAGGGACTCGCCGCGCTCGTCGCTGCCTTCGGCGACGACATCCTGGGCGCCGACGGTGCGCTGGACCGGCCGGCGCTGGCCGCCAAGGCCTTCGCCGACGATGAGTCCCGGACCACACTCAACGGCATCACCCATCCGCTGATCGGCGCCCGCACCCAGGAGCTGCTCGACGCCGCACCGGCCGATGCGATTGTGGTGCAGGACATTCCGCTGTTGGTCGAGAACCACACGGCACCGTTCTTCCACCTCGTCGTCGTCGTGCACGCCGACGAGGAGCTCCGGGTGCAGCGACTCACCACCTTGCGCGGGGTCGCCGAGGCCGACGCGCGCGCCCGGATCGCTGCCCAGGCCACCGAGGAGCAGCGGCGGGCGGTGGCTGACGCCTGGCTGGACAATTCCGGGACGGCCGACGATCTGGCCGAGGCGGCGGCCGCGCTCTGGGAAGGGCGGCTGGTGCCGCTCGAGGCGCACGTCCGGCAACGGACGGCGGCCGAGCCGATCGCGGACCTCGTTGCCGCCGAACCCGATCCGGCAGCGCTTCCCGCCCGACTCACCAACCGGCTGTGGGCGATCGCCGGTGAGAAGGCCACTGCTGTTGACGTGACCGCTGTTGACCAGAACGCGACCGGCTCGGTGACCGAGCTGACGATCACCGCACGGGATGTCGAGGCGGCGGCCGCGCTGACCGATCCGCTGGCCGACGGCGGATTCGCACCGGTGGAAACCGGTGTGCATCGTTCGTGTGATCCGGGCCGCCCGGCGACGGTACGGGTGGTCACGCCGGCTCCGTGA
- the rpsA gene encoding 30S ribosomal protein S1: MSSPTITSPQVAVNDIGSAEDFLAAIDSTIKYFNDGDIVEGTIVKVDRDEVLLDIGYKTEGVIPSRELSIKHDVDPNEVVNVGDEVEALVLTKEDKEGRLILSKKRAQYERAWGTIEELKEKDEAVKGTVIEVVKGGLILDIGLRGFLPASLVEMRRVRDLQPYIGKEIEAKIIELDKNRNNVVLSRRAWLEQTQSEVRSEFLHQLQKGQVRKGVVSSIVNFGAFVDLGGVDGLVHVSELSWKHIDHPSEVVAVGDEVTVEVLDVDLDRERVSLSLKATQEDPWRQFARTHAIGQIVPGKVTKLVPFGAFVRVDEGIEGLVHISELAERHVEVPDQVVAVGDDAMVKVIDIDLERRRISLSLKQANEDYTEEFDPSKYGMADSYDEQGNYIFPEGFDADTNEWLEGFEKQREAWEARYAEAERRHKMHTAQMEKFAAAAAEAANAPSDYSSASESRGTGSNAPASTGGSLASDEQLAALREKLSGNA; the protein is encoded by the coding sequence ATGTCGTCCCCCACGATCACCTCGCCGCAAGTAGCCGTCAACGATATCGGCTCGGCCGAGGACTTTCTCGCCGCCATCGACTCCACGATCAAGTACTTCAACGATGGCGACATCGTGGAAGGAACCATCGTCAAGGTCGATCGGGACGAGGTTCTGCTCGACATCGGTTACAAGACCGAAGGCGTCATCCCTTCCCGTGAACTGTCGATCAAGCACGACGTGGACCCCAACGAGGTCGTCAACGTCGGTGACGAGGTCGAGGCCCTGGTCCTCACCAAGGAGGACAAGGAAGGCCGCCTGATCCTGTCCAAGAAGCGCGCACAGTACGAGCGCGCCTGGGGCACCATCGAGGAGCTCAAGGAGAAGGACGAGGCCGTCAAGGGCACCGTCATCGAGGTCGTCAAGGGCGGCCTGATCCTGGACATCGGCCTGCGTGGCTTCCTCCCGGCGTCGCTGGTGGAGATGCGTCGCGTGCGCGATCTGCAGCCGTACATCGGCAAGGAGATCGAGGCCAAGATCATCGAACTCGACAAGAACCGCAACAACGTGGTGCTCTCGCGCCGCGCGTGGCTGGAGCAGACCCAGTCCGAGGTGCGCAGCGAGTTCCTGCACCAGCTCCAGAAGGGCCAGGTCCGCAAGGGCGTCGTGTCCTCGATCGTCAACTTCGGCGCCTTCGTCGATCTCGGCGGCGTCGACGGCCTGGTGCACGTTTCCGAGCTGTCCTGGAAGCACATCGATCATCCGTCCGAGGTCGTCGCGGTGGGCGACGAGGTCACCGTCGAGGTTCTCGACGTCGATCTCGATCGCGAGCGGGTTTCGCTGTCGCTCAAAGCAACCCAGGAAGATCCGTGGCGTCAGTTCGCCCGTACCCACGCGATCGGCCAGATCGTGCCGGGCAAGGTCACCAAGCTGGTGCCGTTCGGTGCGTTCGTCCGCGTCGACGAGGGCATCGAGGGCCTGGTTCACATCTCCGAGCTGGCCGAGCGCCACGTCGAGGTGCCGGATCAGGTTGTCGCCGTCGGCGACGATGCGATGGTCAAGGTCATCGACATCGACCTCGAGCGTCGTCGAATCTCGCTGAGCCTCAAGCAGGCCAACGAGGACTACACCGAGGAGTTCGACCCGTCGAAGTACGGCATGGCCGACAGCTACGACGAGCAGGGCAACTACATCTTCCCCGAGGGCTTCGACGCCGACACCAACGAGTGGCTCGAAGGCTTCGAGAAGCAGCGTGAGGCATGGGAGGCCCGGTACGCCGAGGCCGAGCGTCGCCACAAGATGCACACCGCTCAGATGGAGAAGTTCGCCGCTGCCGCCGCCGAGGCGGCCAACGCACCGTCGGATTACTCGTCGGCATCGGAGAGCCGTGGTACCGGCAGCAACGCGCCGGCCTCGACCGGTGGCTCGCTGGCCAGCGACGAGCAGCTCGCCGCGCTGCGTGAGAAGCTCTCGGGCAACGCCTGA
- the uvrB gene encoding excinuclease ABC subunit UvrB, translated as MAFAAEHPVLAHSEFRPVGEIVRTGGKFEVVSEYEPAGDQPEAIDDLERRIRGGEKDIVLLGATGTGKSATTAWLIERVQRPTLVMAPNKTLAAQLANELREMLPNNAVEYFVSYYDYYQPEAYIAQTDTYIEKDSSINDDVERLRHSATSSLLSRRDVVVVASVSCIYGLGTPQSYLDRSVEVEVGANIDRDALLRLLVDVQYTRNDQSFTRGGFRVRGDTVEIIPSYEELAVRIEFFGDEVEALYYLHPLTGDVVRQVDSLRIFPATHYVAGPERMERAMTSIEAELEERLADLEGKGKLLEAQRLRMRTTYDLEMMRQVGFCSGIENYSRHIDGRAAGSAPATLIDYFPDDFLLVIDESHVTVPQIGGMYEGDMSRKRNLVEYGFRLPSAVDNRPLTWDEFVDRIGQTVYLSATPGPYELGQANGEFVEQVIRPTGLVDPQVVVKPTKGQIDDLVHEIRERTERDERVLVTTLTKKMAEDLTDYLLELGIRVRYLHSEVDTLRRVELLRQLRSGDYDVLVGINLLREGLDLPEVSLVAILDADKEGFLRSTTSLIQTIGRAARNVSGEVHMYADTITDSMRNAIEETERRREKQVAYNTEHGIDPKPLRKKIADILDQVYREADDDTVKVGGSGRNASRGRRAQGEVSKAGSAGVIEKRDVSSMPRAELADLVAQLTDQMMNAARDLQFELAGRLRDEIADLKKELRGMDAAGIK; from the coding sequence ATGGCTTTTGCTGCTGAACACCCGGTCCTCGCGCATTCAGAGTTCCGGCCGGTGGGTGAGATCGTGCGCACCGGCGGGAAGTTCGAAGTCGTCAGCGAGTACGAACCTGCCGGTGACCAGCCCGAGGCGATCGATGACCTCGAACGCCGCATCCGCGGAGGCGAGAAGGACATCGTGCTGCTCGGTGCCACCGGCACCGGTAAGTCGGCCACCACCGCCTGGCTGATCGAGCGCGTACAGCGCCCGACGCTGGTGATGGCGCCCAACAAGACGCTGGCCGCACAGCTGGCCAACGAACTGCGCGAGATGCTGCCGAACAACGCGGTGGAGTACTTCGTCTCCTACTACGACTACTACCAACCCGAGGCGTACATCGCGCAGACCGACACCTACATCGAGAAGGACTCGTCGATCAACGACGACGTCGAACGGCTCCGGCACTCGGCCACGTCGAGTCTGCTGTCCCGGCGGGATGTGGTGGTGGTGGCGTCGGTGTCCTGTATCTACGGCCTGGGCACCCCACAGTCCTACCTCGACCGGTCCGTCGAGGTGGAGGTCGGTGCGAACATCGATCGCGATGCGCTGCTGCGGCTCCTCGTCGACGTGCAGTACACCCGCAACGATCAGTCGTTCACCCGTGGCGGGTTCCGGGTGCGCGGCGACACGGTCGAGATCATCCCGTCCTACGAGGAACTCGCGGTGCGTATCGAGTTCTTCGGCGACGAGGTCGAGGCGCTGTACTACCTGCACCCGCTCACCGGAGACGTTGTACGCCAAGTCGATTCGCTGCGCATCTTCCCGGCCACCCACTACGTCGCCGGTCCGGAACGCATGGAACGGGCGATGACGAGTATCGAGGCCGAACTCGAGGAACGGCTCGCCGACCTCGAGGGCAAGGGCAAACTGCTCGAGGCGCAGCGGCTGCGCATGCGCACCACCTACGACCTCGAGATGATGCGGCAGGTCGGCTTCTGCTCGGGTATCGAGAACTATTCGCGTCACATCGACGGACGGGCGGCGGGCAGCGCCCCGGCCACCCTCATCGACTATTTCCCCGACGACTTCCTGCTGGTGATCGACGAATCCCATGTGACCGTCCCGCAGATCGGCGGCATGTACGAGGGCGACATGTCCCGTAAACGCAACCTCGTCGAGTACGGGTTCCGCTTGCCGTCGGCCGTGGACAACCGCCCGCTCACCTGGGACGAATTCGTCGACCGCATCGGGCAGACCGTGTACCTCTCGGCGACCCCGGGCCCCTACGAACTGGGGCAGGCCAACGGTGAGTTCGTCGAACAGGTCATCCGCCCGACCGGCCTGGTGGACCCGCAGGTCGTCGTGAAACCGACCAAGGGGCAGATCGACGACCTGGTCCACGAGATCCGTGAGCGCACCGAACGTGACGAACGCGTCCTCGTGACGACCCTGACCAAGAAGATGGCCGAGGATCTCACCGACTATCTGCTGGAGCTGGGAATCCGGGTGCGCTATCTGCACTCCGAGGTCGACACGCTGCGTCGCGTCGAACTGCTGCGGCAGCTCCGCTCGGGCGACTACGACGTCCTCGTCGGCATCAACCTCCTCCGTGAAGGTCTGGACCTGCCCGAGGTGTCGCTGGTGGCGATCCTCGACGCCGACAAGGAAGGTTTCCTGCGTAGCACCACGTCGCTGATCCAGACGATCGGCCGTGCGGCCCGCAACGTCTCCGGCGAGGTCCACATGTACGCCGACACGATCACCGACTCGATGCGCAATGCCATCGAGGAGACCGAACGTCGGCGGGAGAAGCAGGTCGCCTACAACACCGAACACGGCATCGACCCGAAGCCGTTGCGCAAGAAGATCGCCGACATCCTCGACCAGGTCTATCGCGAAGCCGACGACGACACCGTCAAGGTCGGTGGCTCGGGACGTAACGCCAGTCGCGGCCGGCGTGCTCAGGGGGAGGTGTCCAAGGCGGGCAGCGCCGGTGTCATCGAGAAGCGCGACGTCTCGTCGATGCCGCGGGCCGAACTCGCCGACCTGGTCGCACAGCTCACCGATCAGATGATGAACGCGGCCCGCGACCTGCAGTTCGAGCTGGCCGGGCGTCTCCGCGACGAGATCGCCGATCTTAAGAAGGAGCTCCGCGGGATGGACGCGGCCGGCATCAAGTAG
- a CDS encoding universal stress protein translates to MSAYETVVVGTDGSESSMKAVERAGALAGERAQLVIACAYFPNDRGSGEAADILKDEAYQVTGSAPTEEILRTARERAAGAGATNIVPRPVKGAPVDALLQLVTDVKADLLVVGNRGLNSIAGRLLGSVPADVARKSACDVLIVHTTH, encoded by the coding sequence ATGAGCGCATACGAGACCGTCGTCGTCGGTACGGACGGTTCCGAATCATCGATGAAGGCGGTGGAACGCGCAGGTGCTCTGGCCGGGGAACGGGCTCAGCTCGTGATCGCTTGCGCTTACTTCCCCAATGACCGCGGCTCCGGCGAGGCGGCCGACATCCTCAAGGACGAGGCCTATCAGGTGACCGGCTCCGCGCCGACCGAGGAGATCCTGCGGACCGCACGTGAGCGTGCGGCCGGTGCCGGTGCGACCAACATCGTGCCGCGGCCCGTCAAAGGCGCGCCCGTGGACGCGCTGTTGCAGTTGGTGACCGACGTGAAGGCCGACCTGCTTGTCGTCGGCAACCGTGGACTGAACTCGATCGCCGGCCGGCTCCTCGGGTCGGTGCCGGCCGATGTCGCGCGCAAGTCGGCGTGTGACGTGCTGATCGTGCACACCACCCACTGA
- a CDS encoding GntR family transcriptional regulator has translation MTRAVDRVYAHIRDAIVDGRYAPGARLGEVEIAELTRTSRTPVREALRQLEMEGLVEVLPHRGARVYTWTADDLEEIYDLRMTLEAMAAERATGRIRPAELDRMDELCVLMESATADNPDLDRLAALNDEFHAIVRSAAASARLVSMLGAVIALPLVMRTFHRYTPTDLARSHAHHRDLVAALRAGDPVWAGSVMRAHVRAAKSVLLQALAADEAAQGGPVTVPSDTAV, from the coding sequence ATGACCAGGGCAGTCGACCGCGTGTACGCACACATCCGTGATGCCATCGTCGACGGTCGGTACGCCCCGGGGGCGCGGCTCGGTGAGGTGGAGATCGCCGAACTGACCCGGACCAGCCGGACCCCGGTTCGGGAGGCGTTACGTCAACTCGAGATGGAGGGACTGGTCGAGGTCCTTCCCCATCGCGGCGCGCGTGTGTACACCTGGACCGCCGATGACCTCGAGGAGATCTACGACCTGCGGATGACGCTGGAGGCGATGGCAGCCGAGCGCGCGACCGGACGAATCCGGCCCGCCGAACTGGATCGTATGGACGAGCTGTGCGTTCTGATGGAGTCCGCCACCGCCGACAACCCTGATCTCGACCGGCTCGCCGCCCTGAACGACGAGTTCCATGCGATCGTCCGATCGGCGGCGGCGAGTGCGCGGTTGGTCTCGATGCTCGGTGCGGTCATCGCGCTGCCCCTGGTGATGCGAACCTTCCATCGGTACACACCCACGGACCTGGCACGCAGCCACGCACATCATCGTGACCTGGTCGCAGCGCTACGCGCGGGTGATCCGGTGTGGGCGGGCTCGGTGATGCGCGCCCACGTCCGCGCGGCCAAATCTGTTCTGCTACAAGCACTTGCCGCCGACGAGGCGGCCCAGGGCGGTCCCGTGACAGTGCCGTCGGACACCGCGGTCTGA
- a CDS encoding DUF402 domain-containing protein, with protein MADEPHPPKREVFDVPAMTNTDNKGFVRPVLDYQVNDYGLYMSRTADHPRFEHLETWLLPSLGLRANIFHFRDGYRDGQRLYLDVGSSTGPDDAGRWHAVDWYLDLVDVPGRPLDLVDVDELFEAHAAGLMTLTESEEAVTIATRALVGAAEFGHDVQAWLDAAIGHRLTWMDRS; from the coding sequence ATGGCCGACGAGCCCCATCCACCCAAGCGCGAGGTCTTCGACGTACCCGCGATGACCAACACCGACAACAAAGGCTTCGTACGGCCGGTGCTCGACTATCAGGTCAACGACTACGGCCTCTACATGTCCCGCACCGCCGACCATCCACGGTTCGAGCATCTGGAAACCTGGCTTCTGCCCTCACTGGGATTGCGCGCCAACATCTTTCATTTTCGGGACGGGTATCGCGACGGTCAGCGGCTCTACCTCGACGTCGGGAGCTCCACCGGACCCGACGACGCCGGACGCTGGCACGCCGTCGACTGGTATCTCGATCTCGTCGACGTCCCCGGCCGGCCGCTGGATCTCGTCGACGTCGACGAGCTGTTCGAGGCGCATGCCGCCGGCCTGATGACGCTCACCGAGTCCGAGGAGGCAGTGACCATCGCCACCCGTGCCCTGGTCGGGGCAGCCGAGTTCGGTCACGACGTCCAGGCGTGGCTCGACGCCGCGATCGGGCATCGACTCACCTGGATGGATCGCTCATGA
- a CDS encoding CaiB/BaiF CoA transferase family protein, translating to MTDVATTTGAVGERRGPLSDLRVVEMGQLLAGPFCGQLLGDFGAEVIKLEPPGVGDPMRQWGREKPHGKSLWWPVVARNKKSVTCNLRSPEGQVLARRIIAEADIVVENFRPGTLERWGLGFEELRADNPGLIMARVTGYGQDGPYSPRAGFGSIGEAMGGIRYVTGDAGMPPSRSGISIGDSLAAVFATIGVLAAVHQRARSGRGQLVDSAIYEAVLGMMESLLPEWEIGGYQRERTGSVLPNIAPSNVYPTKGDEMILVAANQDTVFARLAGAMGRDDLITDPRYRDHAFRGENMAELDEVIAAWTRDHGTEELLEILHEAGVPAGRIYTARDMFADPHFAAREAIVRLAHPDFGEIPMHGVFPKLGDTPGAVRHPGPQLGEHNVEIYSGLLDIDDDGLAELAAHGVI from the coding sequence ATGACTGATGTCGCAACCACCACGGGCGCCGTGGGGGAGCGTCGGGGCCCGCTGTCGGATCTGCGTGTCGTGGAGATGGGGCAGCTGCTCGCCGGACCGTTCTGCGGGCAACTGCTGGGCGACTTCGGCGCTGAGGTGATCAAGCTCGAGCCGCCGGGCGTCGGCGACCCGATGCGGCAGTGGGGTCGCGAGAAACCACATGGCAAGTCGTTGTGGTGGCCGGTGGTCGCGCGCAACAAGAAGTCGGTGACCTGCAATCTGCGCAGTCCCGAAGGACAGGTCCTGGCCCGCCGCATCATCGCCGAAGCCGACATCGTGGTGGAGAACTTTCGCCCCGGGACGCTCGAACGCTGGGGGCTCGGCTTCGAGGAGCTACGGGCCGACAACCCCGGGTTGATCATGGCGCGGGTCACCGGCTACGGACAGGACGGTCCCTACTCGCCGCGAGCCGGCTTCGGGTCCATCGGCGAGGCGATGGGCGGAATCCGTTATGTCACCGGCGATGCCGGCATGCCACCGTCGCGCAGCGGCATCTCCATCGGGGATTCACTCGCCGCCGTGTTCGCCACCATCGGCGTCCTCGCTGCCGTCCATCAGCGTGCGCGGTCCGGGCGAGGACAGCTCGTCGACTCGGCGATCTACGAGGCGGTCCTCGGCATGATGGAATCGTTGCTACCGGAATGGGAGATCGGCGGATACCAGCGCGAACGGACCGGCTCGGTGCTGCCGAACATCGCACCGAGCAATGTCTACCCCACCAAGGGCGACGAGATGATCCTGGTCGCCGCCAACCAGGACACCGTTTTCGCGCGACTGGCCGGGGCGATGGGCCGCGACGACCTGATCACGGATCCGCGTTATCGCGATCACGCATTCCGCGGCGAGAACATGGCCGAACTCGACGAAGTGATCGCCGCGTGGACCCGTGACCACGGGACCGAGGAATTGCTCGAGATCCTGCACGAGGCCGGGGTTCCGGCCGGACGGATCTACACCGCGCGCGACATGTTCGCTGACCCGCACTTCGCCGCGCGCGAGGCCATCGTCAGGTTGGCGCACCCCGACTTCGGCGAGATCCCCATGCACGGGGTCTTCCCGAAACTCGGTGACACCCCGGGCGCGGTACGCCATCCCGGGCCGCAACTCGGTGAACACAACGTCGAGATCTACTCCGGTCTGCTCGACATCGACGACGACGGACTGGCCGAACTCGCCGCGCACGGCGTCATCTGA
- a CDS encoding hydroxymethylglutaryl-CoA lyase, translating into MTSVELVEVGPRDGLQNEQTLLSVDEKVELITRAVDAGVRRIEAVSFVNPKRVPQMAGAEEVMAAVPRRSDVSYIGLVLNRRGLDRAVTAGVDEVNAVVVSTEEFSRRNQGCSVAEGISAAIDVVRDARAAGMRTTVTVATAFGCPFSGEVEVDWIRQIVADLVDGAAPDEIALADTIGVGVPAQVRALSAAATASAPGIAQRWHFHNTRNTGYANALTALDTGAHALDASIGGFGGCPFAPAATGNIASEDLLYALDRSEVSTGVDMAGLIDAAQWLGGALDKAVPALLGRAGGFPTRP; encoded by the coding sequence ATGACATCGGTGGAACTGGTCGAGGTGGGCCCCCGCGACGGGCTGCAGAACGAGCAGACGTTGCTCTCGGTCGATGAGAAGGTCGAACTCATCACCCGCGCGGTCGACGCCGGGGTTCGTCGCATCGAGGCGGTCAGCTTCGTCAATCCCAAACGCGTACCGCAGATGGCCGGTGCCGAGGAGGTCATGGCGGCGGTCCCCCGGCGTTCCGACGTCTCCTACATCGGTCTCGTCCTGAACCGACGCGGCCTCGACCGTGCGGTCACCGCCGGCGTCGACGAGGTCAACGCCGTCGTCGTGTCGACCGAGGAGTTCAGTAGACGAAATCAGGGATGCAGTGTCGCCGAGGGGATTTCGGCGGCAATTGACGTGGTGCGCGACGCCCGGGCGGCCGGCATGCGCACCACGGTCACGGTCGCAACCGCCTTCGGCTGCCCGTTCTCCGGTGAGGTCGAGGTGGACTGGATCAGGCAGATCGTCGCCGATCTCGTCGACGGTGCCGCGCCGGATGAGATCGCCCTCGCCGACACCATCGGCGTCGGGGTACCCGCGCAGGTCCGGGCGTTGTCGGCGGCCGCTACAGCCTCAGCGCCGGGGATCGCGCAGCGCTGGCATTTTCATAACACGCGCAACACCGGATACGCGAACGCATTGACTGCCTTGGACACCGGCGCACACGCGCTCGACGCGAGCATCGGCGGCTTCGGCGGGTGCCCGTTCGCACCGGCCGCCACCGGCAACATCGCGTCCGAGGACCTGCTCTACGCACTCGATCGGTCCGAGGTGTCCACCGGTGTGGACATGGCCGGATTGATCGACGCCGCACAGTGGCTCGGCGGGGCGCTGGACAAAGCGGTGCCGGCACTACTCGGACGCGCCGGGGGATTCCCGACGCGTCCGTGA
- the aztD gene encoding zinc metallochaperone AztD, producing MHSPRTYRTRSLTLLATLAVALTACGSGGDDTASTSSSPSAPVEQQSATPRLALSYDGGILVLDAESLEQVADIETEGFIRLNSAQNGRNVFVSETGGFRVLDMGTWTRKHGDHGHYYTTTPQLTDIRFGGEEPGHVVPHDARITLFSDGTGEVNIVEPAELLRGNAKSTSFTVPQPHHGVAVARADGTLVVTVGNEESRSGIAILDRDRREIARNDQCPGIHGEAAAADGVLTFGCENGILIVRGNQIQKVANPDPYGRIGNQAGDETSPIVFGDYKTDKDAEIERPNRFTLTNTRSGQLRVVPFDSSYSFRSIERGPGGSAVLLGTDGALHVFDVNTAARTARIPVIGAWTEPDEWQSPMPNLFVQDGVAYVSDPAAKKIVAVDLATKEKVGEATLPHPTIELTGVTG from the coding sequence GTGCATTCACCACGGACATATCGGACACGATCCTTGACCCTGCTCGCGACGCTCGCCGTCGCGCTGACCGCCTGCGGAAGTGGCGGCGACGATACGGCCTCGACGTCGAGTTCACCGAGCGCCCCGGTCGAGCAGCAGAGCGCCACACCGAGACTCGCCCTCAGCTACGACGGCGGCATCCTGGTGCTCGACGCCGAGTCGCTCGAGCAGGTCGCCGACATCGAGACCGAAGGCTTCATCCGGCTCAACAGCGCGCAGAACGGGCGCAACGTCTTCGTCTCGGAGACAGGCGGTTTCCGTGTTCTGGACATGGGGACCTGGACCCGTAAACACGGCGATCACGGCCACTATTACACGACGACCCCGCAGCTCACGGATATCCGATTCGGCGGCGAGGAACCCGGCCATGTGGTCCCGCATGACGCCCGCATCACGCTGTTCAGCGACGGCACGGGTGAGGTGAACATCGTGGAACCGGCAGAACTGTTGCGCGGCAACGCGAAATCGACGAGTTTCACGGTCCCGCAGCCACATCACGGGGTTGCCGTCGCCCGCGCGGACGGGACGCTGGTGGTCACCGTCGGAAACGAGGAATCCCGCAGTGGCATAGCGATTCTCGATCGTGATCGGCGCGAGATCGCGCGCAACGACCAGTGCCCGGGCATACACGGCGAGGCGGCCGCGGCCGACGGCGTGCTCACCTTCGGCTGCGAGAACGGCATCCTCATCGTGCGGGGCAATCAGATCCAGAAGGTCGCGAACCCGGATCCCTACGGCCGGATCGGAAACCAGGCGGGTGACGAAACGTCACCCATCGTCTTCGGCGACTACAAGACCGACAAGGACGCCGAGATCGAGCGACCCAACCGCTTCACCCTCACCAACACCCGCAGTGGACAACTGCGCGTGGTTCCCTTCGACTCCAGCTACAGTTTCCGCTCCATCGAACGCGGCCCGGGCGGCTCGGCCGTCCTGTTGGGCACCGACGGCGCCCTGCACGTCTTCGACGTGAACACCGCGGCCCGGACGGCCCGCATCCCGGTGATCGGCGCCTGGACCGAGCCCGACGAATGGCAGTCGCCGATGCCGAATCTGTTCGTGCAAGACGGCGTGGCCTACGTCTCGGATCCGGCCGCCAAGAAGATCGTCGCGGTCGACCTGGCGACCAAGGAGAAGGTGGGTGAGGCCACGCTGCCCCATCCCACCATCGAACTCACCGGCGTCACCGGCTGA